One Elephas maximus indicus isolate mEleMax1 chromosome 16, mEleMax1 primary haplotype, whole genome shotgun sequence DNA window includes the following coding sequences:
- the LIPM gene encoding lipase member M, with the protein MSEIFSREWIVSHRVEMWLLILVAYLFERNVNSGHMPTKAVDPEAFMNISEIIQHQGYPCEEYEVATEDGYILSVNRIPQGLVQLKKTGSRPVVLLQHGLLGDASNWISNLPNNSLGFILADAGFDVWMGNSRGNTWSRKHKTLSIDQDEFWAFSYDEMARFDLPAVINFILQKTGQEKIYYVGYSQGTTMGFIAFSTMPELAQKIKMYFALAPIATVKYAKSPGAKFLLLPDMMIKGLFGRKEFLHQHRILRQFLIYLCGQMIIDQICSNIMLLLGGFNSNNMNMSRANVYVAHTPAGTSVQNILHWSQAVNSGELQAFDWGSETKNLEKSHQPTPARYKVRDMMVPTAMWTGGQDWLSSPEDVKTLLSEVTNLIYHKNIPEWAHVDFIWGLDAPHRLYNEIIHLMKQEETDLSQGTCEVRLSST; encoded by the exons ATGTCAGAAATTTTTTCAAGAGAATGGATTGTTTCACACAGGGTGGAGATGTGGCTTCTGATTCTGGTGGCGTATTTGTTCGAAAGAAATGTGAATTCGGGACATATGCCAACTAAAGCTGTGGACCCGGAAGCATTCATGAATATT AGTGAAATCATCCAACATCAAGGCTATCCCTGTGAGGAGTATGAAGTTGCAACTGAAGATGGCTATATCCTTTCTGTTAACAGAATTCCTCAAGGCCTCGTGCAACTTAAAAAAACAG GTTCCAGACCCGTGGTGTTACTGCAGCATGGCCTACTTGGAGATGCTAGCAACTGGATTTCCAACCTACCCAACAACAGCTTGGGCTTCATTCTGGCAGATGCTGGTTTTGATGTGTGGATGGGGAACAGCAGGGGAAACACCTGGTCTCGGAAACACAAAACCCTCTCTATAGACCAAGATGAGTTCTGGGCTTTCAG TTATGATGAGATGGCTAGGTTTGACCTTCCTGCAGTGATAAACTTTATTTTGCAGAAAACGGGTCAGGAAAAAATCTATTATGTCGGCTATTCACAAGGCACCACCATGG GCTTCATTGCATTTTCCACCATGCCAGAGCTGGCTCAGAAAATCAAAATGTATTTTGCTCTAGCTCCTATAGCCACTGTCAAATATGCAAAAAGCCCTGGAGCCAAATTTTTGTTGCTGCCAGATATGATGATCAAG GGATTGTTTGGCAGAAAAGAATTCCTGCACCAGCACAGAATTCTTAGACAGTTTCTTATTTACCTTTGTGGCCAGATGATAATAGATCAGATTTGTAGCAATATCATGTTACTCCTGGGTGGATTTAATTCAAACAATATGAATATG AGCCGAGCAAATGTGTACGTTGCCCACACTCCTGCTGGAACATCTGTGCAAAATATCCTACACTGGAGCCAG GCAGTGAATTCTGGGGAACTCCAGGCATTTGACTGGGGGAGTGAGACCAAGAATCTGGAGAAAAGCCATCAG CCAACTCCTGCAAGGTACAAAGTTAGAGATATGATGGTCCCTACAGCAATGTGGACTGGAGGTCAGGACTGGCTTTCAAGTCCCGAAGATGTGAAAACACTCCTCTCTGAAGTGACCAACCTCATCTACCATAAGAACATTCCTGAATGGGCTCACGTGGACTTCATCTGGGGCTTAGATGCTCCTCACCGTCTGTACAATGAAATCATACATCTGATGAAGCAGGAGGAAACTGACCTTTCCCAGGGAACGTGTGAGGTCAGGTTGTCAAGCACTTGA